The Alkalihalobacillus sp. LMS6 genomic interval CACAAGGCTCGCTTTCTACTAGTGTTGGATATGGTCCAATGGCAATATCAATTTTATTTGGCGACATTGTACAACCGCTATACCCAATCGCACCGATAATCCTGCCCCAATTCGCGTCTTTACCGAACACAGCTGTTTTCACTAAATCTGAACCAACAATCGTCTTTGCCACTTGACCTGCTTCTTCATCCGATGCTGCGCCACTCACATTCACTTCAATTAACTTCGTCGCGCCTTCTCCGTCTCGCGCAATCATCTTTGCCAACGACGTGGCGCATCGTTGAAATGCTTGTTTAAACGTTTCCCACTGTGGGTGTTGTTTGGATAACACTTGATGATCTACCGCTTTTGATGCAAGGGCTAGTACCATGTCATTTGTTGAACAGTCACCGTCAACAGTAATTCGATTAAATGTTTGATCTGTGACTTCACTTAATAGTTGTTGTAAAGCTGGTGCCTCTATGGTTGCATCCGTCGTCAAAAAGCCAAGCATCGTCGCCATATTTGGATGAATCATTCCTGAACCCTTTGCTACACCTGCAATGCGTACAACTTGTTCATTAATGATCACTTCGACACAGATTTCCTTTGTTGCCGTATCTGTTGTTAAAATCGCTTCCGCAAATGCAGATGGTTGAGTATGAATAGATAATGCATCAATGCCTGCTCTTACTTTAGTCATTGGCAGGTTCTCTCCAATTACACCTGTAGAAGAAACCGCAACAAATTCATCACATACATTTATTTTTTTAGCTAGTAACTGTTGCATTTCTTTTGCATCTGCTTCTCCTTGCTTGCCTGTTACTGCATTTGCGTTGCCACTGTTAACAATGACCGCTTGTAATTGGCCGCTTTTCTTTAAAGCCTGTTTCGTCAACCTAAGTGGGGCAGCTTGAATTTGATTCAGTGTGAAAACGCCTGCCGCTTCTGCTGGACGATCACAATAGATAAGGCCAAGATCGAATTTATTTTTCTTTAAACCGCAGTGAACGCCTGTGGTATAAAAGCCTTTTACGTCAGCAATTGAACCGTTCTCTATTACCTTTACATCCGTGTGTATTTGCTCACTAACAAACATTGTTTCACCTCATTTACGGGTAAATAGGCAGCATCCCTAACCCTGTTTTTTCTTCAAAGTTATTCATAATATTGAAATTTTGTATCGCCTGACCTGCAGCTCCTTTTACCAAATTATCAATAACTGATACGAGGATAACCCGGTTTGTGCGCTCATCGTAAGCCACACCAATGTCACAATAATTGCTTCCGTACACATGCTTTGTCGCTGGAAAATCTCCAATATCTCGTATTCGAACGAATGGATCGTGTTCATATGCGCTCGTTAGACAAGTATGTAGTTGCTGAGCATCCACTCCATTTGTGCCAGTGGCATACATGGTTGCCATAATTCCCCGCGACATTGGAACTAGATGTGGTTGGAAACTAACGGTCAGTTCTTTCTCAACCACGTCCATTAACTGTTGCTCAATTTCAGGCGTATGC includes:
- the argJ gene encoding bifunctional ornithine acetyltransferase/N-acetylglutamate synthase — protein: MFVSEQIHTDVKVIENGSIADVKGFYTTGVHCGLKKNKFDLGLIYCDRPAEAAGVFTLNQIQAAPLRLTKQALKKSGQLQAVIVNSGNANAVTGKQGEADAKEMQQLLAKKINVCDEFVAVSSTGVIGENLPMTKVRAGIDALSIHTQPSAFAEAILTTDTATKEICVEVIINEQVVRIAGVAKGSGMIHPNMATMLGFLTTDATIEAPALQQLLSEVTDQTFNRITVDGDCSTNDMVLALASKAVDHQVLSKQHPQWETFKQAFQRCATSLAKMIARDGEGATKLIEVNVSGAASDEEAGQVAKTIVGSDLVKTAVFGKDANWGRIIGAIGYSGCTMSPNKIDIAIGPYPTLVESEPCGTNDAAITAYMTEEETIVLTINLHIGDGTGKAWGCDLSYDYVRINAGYRT